The following proteins are encoded in a genomic region of Pyricularia oryzae 70-15 chromosome 6, whole genome shotgun sequence:
- a CDS encoding aminotransferase codes for MQPFNIFKLFLRISIAPSLVPHSTIPSPRFGRMTLRTMATTTPKQLDPANAKRQINLIRGWPAPHTLPAEHLRTAADRMLTEPDVFVPGLQYAPDPGFQPLREELARFMAPYYYHSRGRTPDPARICITGGASQNLGCVLSSFTDPGFTKAVWVVAPCYHLSNPIFEDAGFRGRLRAVPEDDEGIDLEWLERGLKEFGSDDPSEPVFKNLAPSRKAYRHVIYCVPTSANPSGKTMSVARREGLVRLAREYDALVISDDVYDFLQWPLGQQRQGSPQQQYIPPLTPPPRLVDIDRDLTDSLGASRFDSGGFGHTVSNGSFSKIIAPGVRTGWAEGTPAFALGLATTGSNKSGGAASQLAAVMIWEMIRTGALAAHIDGTVRPDLQKRHALLLNAVRQHLSPLGVTFEEPKSTYGGYFVWLTLPDSGPSASIVASRALQDENLILAAGSMFQVKGDEDAVRFPRNLRLCFSWENEDTIVEGVERLAGLLKRLQDEPPVEEKDQDEQKSFGFV; via the exons ATGCAACCGTTTAACATCTTCAAGCTATTCCTCAGAATCTCTATTGCTCCAAGTCTCGTCCCCCACTCTACCATCCCATCCCCCCGCTTCGGTAGAATGACCCTCAGGACAATGGCTACAACAACTCCCAAGCAACTGGACCCAGCCAATGCCAAGCGCCAGATCAACCTGATACGTGGATGGCCGGCACCACACACGCTGCCGGCCGAGCATCTCCGGACCGCAGCGGACCGCATGCTCACGGAACCCGACGTCTTCGTCCCAGGCCTGCAGTACGCCCCGGACCCGGGCTTTCAACCGCTGCGGGAGGAGCTCGCGCGCTTCATGGCCCCGTACTACTACCACAGTCGGGGGCGCACGCCGGACCCGGCCCGCATCTGCATCACTGGCGGCGCCAGCCAGAACCTGGGCTGCGTGCTCAGCTCCTTTACGGACCCCGGCTTCACAAAGGCTGTCTGGGTCGTCGCGCCGTGCTATCACCTCTCGAATCCCATCTTTGAAGATGCAGGGTTCAGGGGACGTCTGAGAGCCGTTCCGGAGGATGACGAGGGTATTGATCTGGAGTGGTTGGAGAGGGGTTTGAAGGAGTTTGGCTCTGATGACCCAAGCGAGCCT GTCTTTAAAAACCTAGCCCCTTCACGTAAGGCATACCGTCATGTCATCTACTGCGTGCCCACCAGCGCCAACCCCTCGGGCAAAACCATGAGCGTGGCGCGGCGCGAGGGGCTGGTCCGGCTGGCGCGGGAGTATGACGCGCTGGTGATAAGCGACGACGTCTACGACTTTCTACAGTGGCCACTCGGGCAACAACGGCAGGGGTccccgcagcagcagtacATCCCTCCcctgacgccgccgccgcgcctgGTCGACATCGACCGAGACCTGACGGACAGTCTCGGTGCGAGCCGTTTCGACTCGGGCGGCTTCGGCCACACCGTGAGCAACGGTTCATTCAGCAAGATTATCGCTCCCGGGGTGAGGACCGGCTGGGCCGAGGGCACTCCCGCCTTTGCCCTGGGGCTGGCCACAACGGGGAGCAACAAGAGTGGTGGCGCAGCAAGCCAGCTCGCCGCTGTGATGATT TGGGAGATGATACGCACCGGCGCCCTAGCGGCCCACATAGACGGGACCGTACGCCCAGACTTGCAAAAGAGGCACGCCCTGCTGCTCAACGCCGTTCGGCAGCACCTCTCCCCGCTGGGCGTGACCTTTGAGGAGCCGAAGTCGACGTACGGTGGATACTTTGTGTGGCTGACGCTGCCGGACAGCGGACCATCGGCGAGCATCGTAGCCAGCCGCGCGCTGCAGGACGAAAACTTGATCCTCGCCGCCGGTAGCATGTTCCAAGTCAAGGGCGATGAGGATGCGGTGCGGTTCCCACGGAACCTGAGGCTATGCTTCTCCTGGGAGAACGAGGATACCATTGTTGAGGGCGTTGAGAGGCTGGCCGGTTTGCTTAAGCGATTGCAGGACGAGCCGCCTGTGGAGGAGAAGGATCAAGATGAGCAAAAGTCGTTTGGGTTTGTGTAG
- a CDS encoding histone acetyltransferase esa-1 encodes MSPHATGEAAVGSGEPRQKSKATADSLIVGCIAMVEKDGQPRRAEILSIKDTKSGRQFYCNFDNFNKRLDEWVPLARIDLTHDVEWPNPDKDKPKEKATKKIAGAAAQSKKTAQTKRAAAAAAAAAQKRPVGKREQSVVSEAGASHPWTEFVESQSQLKTPSSETPVTATPADEADDKMASAIAGLPPAAAATPASVDDMDVDGDDKTIGGVGADGRKKERQPSFSREEEIEKLRTSGSMTQNPTEISRIRNISKVQFGRYDLFPWYFSPYPEAFSMEDCISICEFCLCYYGDVKSFTRHCRKCTLQHPPGNEIYRDEYVSFFEIDGRRQRTWCRNLCLLSKMFLDHKTLYYDVDPFLFYVMTTKDDKGDHLVGYFSKEKESADGYNVACILTLPQYQRKGFGRLLIQFSYELSKIEGKLGSPEKPLSDLGLLSYRQYWGENILDLLISFHERDERCSIESIAAQLSMTTGDVEHTLQALRMQIYHKGEHKIVIPEKLLQQREKSKQKQKRMIDPSRIQWKPPVFNASSRTWGW; translated from the coding sequence ATGAGCCCTCACGCAACGGGAGAGGCCGCCGTTGGCTCGGGCGAGCCGCGGCAGAAGAGCAAGGCGACGGCCGACTCGCTCATCGTAGGCTGCATCGCCATGGTGGAGAAGGATGGACAACCCCGGCGGGCCGAGATTTTGAGCATCAAGGACACCAAGAGCGGCCGGCAGTTCTACTGCAACTTTGACAACTTCAACAAGCGTCTGGACGAGTGGGTTCCGCTCGCACGCATCGACCTCACCCATGATGTTGAGTGGCCCAATCCGGACAAGGACAAGCCCAAGGAGAAGGCCACCAAGAAGATcgccggtgccgccgcccagTCAAAGAAGACTGCGCAGACCAAgagggccgccgccgctgctgctgctgcagcccAGAAGAGGCCTGTTGGAAAGCGGGAGCAGTCGGTCGTCTCCGAGGCTGGCGCCAGCCATCCATGGACTGAGTTTGTCGAGTCGCAGTCGCAGCTCAAGACACCTTCGTCAGAAACCCCCGTCACCGCAACCCCAGCGGACGAGGCCGATGACAAGATGGCCTCGGCCATCGCTGGTCTACCaccggccgcggcggccacCCCAGCCAGCGTGGATGATATGGACGTCGACGGCGATGACAAAACTATCGGCGGCGTGGGGGCGGACGGCCGTAAGAAGGAGAGGCAACCTTCTTTCAGTCGCGAGGAGGAGATTGAAAAGCTGCGGACTTCCGGGTCCATGACGCAAAATCCGACCGAGATATCGCGTATCCGAAACATATCCAAGGTTCAGTTTGGTCGATACGACCTGTTTCCGTGGTACTTCTCGCCATATCCAGAGGCTTTCTCAATGGAGGACTGCATATCGATATGTGAGTTCTGCCTGTGCTACTACGGAGATGTCAAATCTTTCACGCGCCACTGCCGCAAATGCACGCTCCAGCATCCGCCAGGCAACGAAATCTACCGGGACGAGTACGTTTCGTTCTTTGAGATTGATGGGAGGCGCCAGCGGACATGGTGCCGTAACCTATGTCTACTGTCCAAAATGTTCCTCGACCACAAGACACTGTATTACGACGTTGACCCCTTTCTCTTCTATGTCATGACGAccaaggacgacaagggcGACCATTTGGTTGGCTACTTCtccaaggagaaggagagtGCCGACGGATACAACGTTGCGTGTATTTTGACGCTACCTCAATACCAGCGCAAGGGTTTTGGTCGGTTGTTGATCCAGTTTTCATACGAGCTTTCAAAGATCGAAGGCAAGCTCGGTTCGCCCGAGAAGCCGCTTTCGGATCTGGGTCTGCTCAGTTACCGACAATACTGGGGTGAGAACATTTTGGACCTGCTCATCAGCTTCCACGAGCGCGATGAGCGCTGCAGCATCGAGTCCATCGCCGCACAGCTCTCCATGACCACGGGTGACGTCGAGCATACTCTGCAAGCTCTCAGGATGCAGATTTATCACAAAGGAGAGCACAAGATCGTCATACCTGAAAAGCTACTGCAGCAGCGTGAGAAGTCAAAACAGAAGCAGAAGCGCATGATCGATCCCAGTCGTATCCAGTGGAAGCCACCTGTGTTCAATGCTTCCTCTCGCACATGGGGCTGGTAG
- a CDS encoding RNA exonuclease 4, whose amino-acid sequence MAPDLSSNWKQLQAKIKGESAAPRKAAKRKPIEDVSPPEAKGQAKKRLKTAQPLQGNQSTKRPVSATSNTPAAKKSRSGGRSSSMGVSQSSKITSAVAPTTMAPSLAVWAQDNDISPEHVAEAYGLGLKATTASGTGSGTLSRPNAGLTPGLQLGKYVGIDCEMVGIGPGGHESILARVSVVDFHGNQVYDSLVRPRPGVVVTDWRTHVSGVSARDMRFARDFDEVQTQVAELLRGKIVVGHDIRHDLAVLGLGHPPKDVRDTAKFSGFRKYGNGPKPAMRILAKEILGLEIQDGQHSSVEDARVAMLLFRRHKPQFDVEHMNRYPGASGGSSSNKKTTKKKRKN is encoded by the coding sequence ATGGCCCCTGACCTCTCATCAAATTGGAAGCAACTCCAGGCCAAGATAAAGGGAGAGTCGGCGGCCCCAAGGAAGGCCGCTAAAAGGAAGCCAATAGAGGACGTATCGCCACCGGAAGCAAAGGGTCAAGCCAAGAAAAGACTGAAGACGGCGCAGCCACTGCAAGGCAACCAATCTACCAAAAGGCCTGTATCAGCGACGAGCAACACTCCTGCTGCCAAGAAAAGCAGGAGCGGCGGCAGGTCATCCAGCATGGGCGTTTCTCAAAGCTCCAAAATCACATCTGCCGTTGCCCCAACTACCATGGCGCCTTCGCTCGCCGTATGGGCCCAGGACAACGACATCTCTCCTGAACACGTCGCAGAGGCGTACGGCCTGGGCCTCAAGGCGACAACCGCTTCCGGCACCGGCTCAGGGACTCTGTCCCGTCCCAATGCAGGTCTCACCCCGGGACTTCAGCTGGGCAAGTATGTCGGCATCGACTGCGAGATGGTCGGCATCGGCCCGGGCGGGCATGAGTCGATCCTAGCGCGCGTCTCGGTCGTTGATTTTCACGGAAACCAGGTCTACGACTCGCTGGTGCGTCCTAGACCAGGAGTCGTCGTCACTGACTGGCGCACACATGTGAGCGGTGTGAGCGCACGGGACATGCGATTTGCGCGGGACTTTGACGAGGTTCAGACGCAGGTCGCGGAGCTGCTGCGTGGGAAGATAGTGGTCGGTCACGATATCAGGCACGATCTGGCAGTGCTGGGGCTCGGACACCCACCGAAGGACGTCCGGGACACGGCCAAGTTCTCTGGGTTTCGGAAGTACGGCAACGGGCCCAAGCCGGCGATGCGCATCCTGGCTAAGGAGATCCTGGGCTTGGAGATACAGGACGGCCAGCACTCGAGCGTGGAGGATGCGAGGGTGGCTATGCTGCTGTTCCGCAGGCACAAACCCCAGTTCGATGTGGAGCACATGAACCGATACCCAGGTGCCAGCGGCGGTTCTTCATCGAATAAAAAGACAACGAAGAAGAAGCGGAAGAATTGA
- a CDS encoding cyclopropane-fatty-acyl-phospholipid synthase, protein MAYIPAAITGPVARGTEVLRESLGSLTWGPAMALARPAVEAVFSQIEIGTLLLVDEPGGRRIVYGQKLPDRSNGTKLDEEPLPTRPSGVRKATTIPRVELVVKRDAFWMRLFLFADMGLAEAYMLGDVECADLTSFFQLFIVNRDQMGNGTTRFSAISGAITSLARTTNTLSNSLLNISAHYDISNEMFAAFLSPDMTYSCPVWKSVTDGSDEQEESLEAAQLTKLRRFITGARIKSTDHVLEIGTGWGSFAIEAVKATGCRVTSLTLSKEQKALAEARIADAGLSDRIEVLLKDYRALEAPEGRPFDKIVSIEMLEAVGQEFLSTYFACIDRLLKKDGGIAMFQCITMPEGRHEAYSKSEDFINHYIFPGGYLPSITQLLNHISKESQGTLIVEGVENIGGHYSKTLRLWKEAFLENFDSKIKPALKTEHAGMTDEAIAVFKNKWEYYFTYCEAGFLTKTLGDVIIAVGREGALELMEGIPL, encoded by the exons ATGGCTTACATACCGGCTGCGATCACCGGGCCCGTCGCCAGGGGCACCGAGGTCCTGCGCGAGTCGCTCGGGAGCCTGACCTGGGGCCCGGCAATGGCCCTCGCCAGACCGGCGGTTGAGGCCGTCTTCTCGCAGATCGAGATTGGGACTCTACTGCTGGTCGACGAGCCGGGCGGCCGTCGGATCGTCTACGGCCAGAAGCTGCCGGATAGGAGCAACGGGACCAAGCTGGACGAGGAGCCGCTCCCAACCCGGCCTAGTGGTGTGCGGAAGGCTACGACTATCCCACGCGTTGAGCTCGTGGTCAAGCGCGATGCGTTCTGGATGCGCTTGTTCTTGTTCGCCGATATGGGGTTGGCCGAAGCTTATATGCTCGGCGACGTTGAATGTGCCGACCTGACGTCTTTCTTCCAG CTATTCATTGTGAACCGAGACCAGATGGGCAACGGCACGACGCGCTTCTCAGCTATATCTGGAGCCATTACCAGCCTTGCCAGGACGACCAACACCCTGTCCAACTCCCTACTAAACATCTCGGCTCATTACGACATCAGCAATGAGATGTTTGCTGCGTTTCTCTCCCCGGACATGACCTACTCGTGCCCAGTATGGAAATCGGTCACGGACGGATCCGACGAGCAGGAGGAGTCTCTCGAAGCAGCACAGTTGACCAAACTGCGCAGGTTCATCACTGGAGCACGCATCAAATCGACAGACCACGTGCTGGAAATCGGAACCGGCTGGGGATCCTTCGCCATCGAGGCTGTCAAGGCGACGGGCTGCCGTGTCACCAGTCTCACCCTCTCCAAGGAGCAAAAGGCGCTGGCGGAGGCTAGGATAGCCGACGCTGGGCTCTCTGACCGGATCGAGGTTCTGCTAAAGGACTACCGAGCGCTGGAGGCACCAGAGGGTCGGCCGTTTGACAAGATAGTCTCGATCGAGATGCTCGAAGCGGTCGGGCAGGAATTCCTTAGCACGTACTTTGCCTGCATCGACAGGTTACTGAAGAAAGATGGTGGTATTGCCATGTTTCAGTGCATCACGATGCCAGAAGGCCGACATGAGGCTTACTCCAAGAGCGAAGA ctttataAACCACTATATTTTCCCAGGTGGTTACCTCCCCTCGATCACACAGTTGTTGAACCACATCAGCAAAGAATCCCAGGGGACTCTGATTGTCGAGGGTGTCGAAAATATCGGCGGGCATTACAGCAAAACCCTGCGTCTATGGAAGGAGGCGTTCCTAGAAAACTTTGACTCCAAGATCAAGCCTGCGCTCAAGACCGAGCACGCGGGCATGACAGATGAGGCGATTGCTGTTTTTAAGAACAAGTGGGAG TACTATTTTACCTATTGCGAGGCTGGCTTCCTCACAAAGACGCTTGGGGACGTGATAATAGCGGTCGGACGCGAGGGTGCCCTGGAACTGATGGAGGGAATCCCGCTATGA